One window of Lacerta agilis isolate rLacAgi1 chromosome 14, rLacAgi1.pri, whole genome shotgun sequence genomic DNA carries:
- the NXPH3 gene encoding neurexophilin-3: MQLTRCCFIFLIQGSIYLLVICGQDEATEEEEEESGKSPKEQPRSRVQKKKAQLSLKPSAAQSHFQNTSLLELASNNAQEFWDVLESLSKHSQGVQPRNRRDSVGNPGRLKKIFGWGDFYSNIKTVKLNLLITGKVVDHGNGTVNVFFRHNSTGQGNISVSLVPPNKAVEFDLEQQIFIEAKESKIFNCRVEYEKVDKAKKTTLCTYDPSKTCFLNHTQSQVSWVCSKPFKVICIYITFYSIDYRLVQKVCPDYNYHNNVPYYPSG, from the exons ATGCAGCTGACACGGTGCTGTTTCATATTCCTCATCCAAGGGAGTATCTATCTGCTG GTGATTTGTGGCCAAGACGAGgcaacagaggaagaggaggaggaaagtgggaAGTCGCCCAAAGAGCAACCAAGATCCCGGgtacaaaagaaaaaagcccaACTCTCCTTGAAACCTTCTGCAGCCCAATCTCACTTCCAGAACACCAGTCTCCTGGAGTTGGCCTCCAACAACGCACAAGAGTTTTGGGACGTCTTAGAGAGCTTGTCCAAGCACAGCCAGGGTGTGCAACCCCGCAACCGGAGGGACTCGGTTGGCAACCCCGGCCGGCTCAAGAAAATATTTGGCTGGGGTGATTTCTACTCCAATATTAAGACGGTAAAGCTGAACCTCTTGATCACAGGGAAAGTGGTCGACCACGGGAACGGCACAGTCAACGTCTTCTTCCGGCACAACTCCACCGGGCAGGGGAACATCTCCGTCAGTCTGGTGCCCCCAAACAAAGCTGTGGAGTTTGACCTCGAACAGCAGATCTTCATCGAGGCCAAAGAATCCAAGATCTTCAACTGCCGGGTGGAGTACGAGAAAGTGGACAAAGCCAAGAAGACCACCCTGTGCACTTATGACCCCTCCAAAACCTGCTTCCTGAACCACACGCAGAGCCAGGTCTCCTGGGTTTGCTCCAAGCCCTTCAAGGTCATCTGTATCTATATCACCTTCTACAGCATAGACTACAGGCTTGTGCAGAAAGTGTGTCCCGACTACAACTACCACAACAATGTTCCTTATTACCCCTCCGGGTGA